From one Pempheris klunzingeri isolate RE-2024b chromosome 5, fPemKlu1.hap1, whole genome shotgun sequence genomic stretch:
- the mgat4c gene encoding alpha-1,3-mannosyl-glycoprotein 4-beta-N-acetylglucosaminyltransferase C: MRLVWKSLDKMRCLRKRSTIPFLGFLITFLLFLNLYIEDGYVLEGDKRQLRETSVHPSSSERYVHTFRDLSNFSGTINVTYRYLAGTPLNRKKYLTIGLSSVKRKRGNYLLETIKSIFDQSSYEELKEIVVVVHLADFDLVWCENLVQEITRKFAHHIIAGRLLVIQAPEEYYPSLDGLKRNYNDPEDRVRFRSKQNVDYAFLLNFCTNLSHFYMMLEDDVRCSRNFLTALKKVITSREGSYWVMLEFSKLGYIGKLYHSRDLPRLAHFLLMFYQEMPCDWLLIHFRGLLAQKDVIRFKPSLFQHMGYYSSYKGAENKLKDDDFEEDSLDIPDNPPASLYTNINVFENYDATKAYSTVDEYFWGKPPSTGDFFVIVFNKSTKISKIKIATGSDDRQNDILHHGALEVGEKIVGTKKGKQCSTYITLGEFKNGNIEVQDVDHKIAFDIECVRIVVTASQKEWLIIRSISLWTTQPPSQ, translated from the exons ATGAGGCTGGTGTGGAAATCCCTGGACAAGATGAGGTGTCTGAGGAAACGTTCTACTATTCCATTCCTCGGCTTCCTCatcaccttcctcctcttcctgaaTCTCTACATCGAAGATGGCTACGTGCTG GAAGGGGATAAAAGACAGCTTAGGGAAACATCAGTCCACCCTTCGAGCTCAGAACGATATGTTCACACCTTCAGAGACCTCAGTAATTTCTCTGGAACCATTAATGTCACGTATCGTTATCTCGCTGGGACCCCACTGAACCGCAAGA AGTATCTTACCATTGGTCTGTCAtcagtcaaaagaaaaagaggaaactaCCTTCTGGAGACGATTAAATCCATCTTTGATCAGTCCAGTTATGAGGAATTGAAAGAGATTGTGGTTGTGGTCCACCTGGCAGACTTTGACCTGGTCTGGTGTGAGAACCTGGTGCAGGAAATCACCAGGAAGTTTGCCCACCACATCATAGCTGGACGTCTCCTGGTCATCCAGGCCCCAGAGGAGTACTATCCATCTTTGGATGGTTTAAAAAGGAACTACAACGACCCGGAGGATCGCGTCCGTTTTCGCTCTAAGCAAAACGTGGATTATGCTTTTCTCCTCAACTTCTGCACAAACCTCTCTCACTTCTACATGATGTTAGAGGATGATGTGCGCTGCTCCAGGAACTTCCTGACGGCGCTGAAGAAGGTGATCACCTCCAGAGAAGGTTCCTACTGGGTGATGCTGGAGTTCTCCAAGCTGGGCTACATCGGGAAGCTGTACCACTCCAGAGACCTGCCGCGTCTGGCTCATTTCCTCCTCATGTTCTACCAGGAAATGCCCTGCGACTGGCTACTCATCCACTTCAGGGGTCTGCTGGCCCAGAAGGACGTGATCCGCTTCAAGCCCTCATTGTTCCAGCACATGGGCTACTACTCCTCCTACAAAGGAGCAGAGAACAAGCTGAAGGACGACGACTTTGAGGAAGACTCTTTAGACATTCCTGACAACCCTCCTGCGAGCCTTTACACCAACATCAATGTCTTTGAGAACTATGACGCCACCAAGGCTTACAGCACCGTGGACGAATACTTTTGGGGGAAGCCTCCTTCCACAGGAGACTTCTTTGTCATAGTTTTTAATAAGTCTAccaaaataagtaaaattaAGATTGCTACGGGTTCTGATGACCGTCAGAATGACATTCTTCACCATGGAGCTCTGGAAGTAGGAGAAAAAATAGTTGGGACTAAAAAAGGGAAACAGTGTTCTACCTATATTACATTAGGGGAATTTAAAAATGGCAACATTGAGGTTCAAGATGTAGACCACAAAATTGCCTTTGACATTGAGTGTGTGCGCATAGTGGTGACAGCCAGTCAGAAAGAATGGCTAATTATTAGAAGTATAAGTTTATGGACTACACAACCCCCCAGTCAATGA